A stretch of the Orcinus orca chromosome 1, mOrcOrc1.1, whole genome shotgun sequence genome encodes the following:
- the LOC101279362 gene encoding olfactory receptor 10K2, translated as MEWVNETLVREFVFLGFSSLAGLQRLLFVVFLLVYMFTLGTNAVIISTIVLDRALHTPMYFFLAGLSCSETCYTFIIVPKMLVDLLAQKKTISFLGCSIQMFSFLFLGCSHSFLLAAMGYDRYVAICNPLWYTVIMGHGMCVGLVAVVYLCGFTIAEIITSLVFHLPFHSSNQLHHFFCDISPVLKVASHHTHFSQFVIIMLCALVLVIPLLLILISYIHIISAILQFPSTLGRYKAFSTCTSHLIIVIVHYDCASFIYLRPKSNYSSSQDALISVSYTILTPLFNPMIYSLRNKEFKSALQIVVGRTISLPRH; from the coding sequence ATGGAGTGGGTCAATGAGACCTTGGTGAGAGAGTTTGTCTTCCTCGGCTTCTCATCTCTGGCTGGGCTGCAGCGGCTGCTCTTCGTTGTCTTCCTGCTCGTCTACATGTTCACCCTGGGCACCAATGCTGTCATCATTTCCACCATTGTGCTGGACAGAGCCCTCCACACCCCTATGTACTTCTTCCTTGCTGGACTCTCCTGCTCTGAGACTTGCTACACCTTCATCATTGTACCCAAGATGCTGGTTGACCTGCTAGCACAGAAGAAGACCATCTCCTTCTTGGGCTGTTCTATCCAgatgttttccttcctcttcctaggTTGCTCACACTCTTTCCTGCTGGCAGCCATGGGTTATGATCGCTATGTGGCCATCTGTAACCCTCTGTGGTACACAGTGATCATGGGACATGGGATGTGTGTGGGACTTGTGGCTGTTGTCTATCTCTGTGGTTTCACTATTGCAGAGATCATCACATCCTTGGTATTTCACCTGCCCTTTCACTCCTCCAACCAACTACACCACTTCTTCTGTGACATTTCTCCTGTTCTCAAGGTAGCATCCCACCATACCCACTTTAGTCAGTTTGTCATTATCATGCTCTGTGCATTGGTCCTGGTTATCCCCCTGTTATTGATTTTGATATCCTATATTCACATCATCTCTGCTATACTCCAGTTTCCTTCCACATTAGGCAGGTACAAAGCTTTTTCCACCTGTACTTCTCACCTCATTATTGTTATTGTCCATTATGACTGTGCCTCCTTTATCTACTTAAGGCCTAAGTCCAACTACTCCTCAAGCCAGGATGCTCTCATATCAGTATCCTACACTATCCTAACTCCATTGTTCAATCCTATGATTTACAGCTTGAGAAATAAAGAGTTCAAATCAGCTCTTCAAATAGTTGTGGGAAGAACAATTTCTCTGCCGCGACATTAA